The following nucleotide sequence is from Psilocybe cubensis strain MGC-MH-2018 chromosome 13, whole genome shotgun sequence.
ATAGTGTATCTCTTTTTACTGTGTACTGTGCACTGTTATCTGTGCCCTGTCCTCGAGTTTCGTTTCACTGTTcccgattttttttttttattcaaatTCCCATTTTGTTTTATTGTTTTATTCCAATACCCACTCCATATCCCCGGTTTTCCACTCCTACTTATAATCATACTCATATCCCTACCccttccttgtccttgttctTGTGTACTTGTGTTCTTGTGTCTGTCCCTCCTTCTCTGCGTTCCCATTTCaattgatgttttttttttctattccTCTATTTCTATTTGATCTCATTTCATCTAACTGACttgtctttctctctctctctcgcctCCCTTCCCCGCTCCCCCTCTCTCTCACATCACATCCACACACCCATCCCACAttaccccctcctcctctcacattgccatcaccatcaaaaatcaaataaaaaatcacatcaaaaaaaaaaaattcaaaaaacaccagcaacaggAATAATGCTAGCAACCCAAATGCCATACGAATGCAGCGCCAAAACGCTCTGGTGCGCCGCGGCGAGCTTTTCGAGCGCGTTGGGCTTTTGTACGGGTGTTTTGTGTGAGTTGTTTTCtgtctccctctctctctctctctctctctctctctctctctctctctctctctctttgaGAAATTGGTTTTTtggtatttttttttgtgcctttgtgtgtgtgtttttctttctccttttttttggGAGGGGGTCGTTTTTGGGAGcgttttttgggttttttttttttttttcgttgttCTCGCGTCATCTGGCGCCTCGCGTCTGATATCCCGGTTAACGGTTAGCGCTTGGTGGTTAGCGGTTGCGAACTGGTGCTCAGCGCtcagacccagacccagacccagacccaggCCGAGAACGGGAGCGAGAACGAGAGTGGGACTTGGCCAGCCACTTTATCACGCTCACGCTCACCCTCACGCTTCGGTGtcttctgccttctccaacGAAGGCGAAGTGGAAGTGTAGAAGCAGAAGCGCAGAAGTAGAAGTCGAAGAGCAAGCGCTGAACTTGAGTGCAGAAGTTGGAAGTTGGGAAGTAAAGGGGCACGTCCGTGTCGTTTTTGACGATGACACGCGCACGCACGTATCACATCAGGCTGATTGCTTCGTTGTGTGCTCTCGTAAcgttgggttgggttgtgtTGCTTTGGGATAGCGACGGAAATCGCTGTCTGATTTGTCCTCTATCCCTGGGATTTGAAGCCGGGACTTGATTACAGCAGCGTAACGTCtctcttttattcttttttttttctctatttTTCTCTATATTTGTGGTTCgtttggatttggatatgTTGCTgatcacttttttttttactttgtaTGACTCCTGCCTCTATCTCTAACAACACCAAcgaaaaaaccaaaaaaaaaaaacagccATAGCAGCCGCATACATAATCTACACACACGCCTCCGCCTCGGGCGCGGGGCTCTCTGTGAACGTGGCGCAGATTGATAAGCGCGAGCGGGAGGTTGAGGATGTTGATTTTGGGTGTGGGTCGCCTTGATGAGGCTAGATGGTTCCGGATGGGAGTTGCTAAAGTGCGGAGCGTTTGAGTTtgaaaggagaaggaggtgggCGGGCCGCGGTGTAGATGAAGTGATgcctttttgcttttgtttcttttttttcctttttggttttttgtgatttttgaTGATTGACGATGGCTTgcaagacgacgacgacggcggcggcggcggcgatgACCTTTCCTTAATCCTTCTTCACTTCCCCCTTTATCTCATCTCATATACAGCGCTCTCCAACCATCATCCCCTTCTCATTCTATGTCGTCATTATTATTCTCCgtccccctctccctctcttgtgttttgttgttgtttgcCTGTTGTTCGTTGTCTGTCCGTTTGTCggttgtttgtttgttgtcGTTTGTTGTTGCTATACCATATCGCTCTCACAtacccacccccacccccacatccacatccatccaTACCCACACTCCACCACCCCGCCACCCTCCATCCCACCCATCCCATCATGCATCCCatcccttccccttcccaaCACTTCACATCCCATATCATCCCATCACACACCCGGCTGACTGACCGACTGATCGCGCGACAGCCAGTCCCTGTACGACCCTATTTCATCCCTATTTCGTTTCGTTCTTACCTCTACTCTACTCTACTTCACCTCTACTtcaccttcgccttcgccttcaaagcttcagccttcaagcttcaccGGTCACCCTTCACATTCACCTTCACGTTCACATTCAAGGTCTCGCCGCGCCGCACTGGTGACTGGCATCACATGTTATTCTACTCATACATgccctccgcctccgcctcttccAAATCGGTATTTGATGATGCCCCATCATCCATTCCCGCCTTTAGGTTCAAGATCGAATCCGAGTCCTCTCATTTGTGCGGCTGGTAGTTGGTTCGTTCCGGTTATTATTTGACCAACTCAACTCCAGCGGCATATCGAGCTTCGAGCATCGAGCATTGAAACTCGGTTCTCGCTTCATCGCCTTGCTGAGCCGCCCTTGCTGATACATCCCAATCCCCAACTCCACGCATACATCCATCCATCGTGTTCTTCGCCGCTGTATATAGTATATAGTATATCATCATAAACCCACCACTGCATTATAGACTTTTCTTTGTTCCTAGTTTCCATTTTGCGTTTTCCgttttcttttcatcttaCTTTTTCCTGTTCGATTCGGCTGTTTTCTAGTAAACTTTTTTggtctcttttcttttttttttcttggtcCTTAGTAGGTCCTTAGTACGGGTACAGTTAATTGTCCTTGAAGTGAAAAGTAAAAGTAGGTTaaataccaccaccaccacaacgCTACCGCCAGCCTGAGTAACAGTTTGGTCCTGCGTGTCGTAACTCGTTTACGTTGCCGTTTATTACGAGTACGTGTGTCTTGCGTCTTGCGTCTTGCATCTTGCCACTGGAGGCGTCGGATCGGACTGCGCACGAagggatggtggtggaagcttCTTGAGTCTGCGCTACACAATGTGCGGGAGTCTATCTACATGGTCACGTGACTAACGACCGAATCCCCTAGTACATGTTCCCCCGTCCCACAAAAGCAACGTCCGCGTTGCAACAAAAACACAAcccaaaataaaaaaatgaaaatatacTAACTAGAAATCCCCTTCAAACGAGCCTTGACTCGGCGTATGAAGCCTCGAAATCGTGTGGCTGATTTTCCAAAAGACGGAAGACAGAAAGAGCGAACCGGCTTGTAGCTTTGCGAGTGCAACAAGGGTTTGTCTGAATGCGATTCGGGAACTCGAATTTGTGTGGTAGATAAAACTGTAGTCGAGGTGGGTCTGCTTGGTGGCTGAGAATAGGGAATACGGGTGGCTGTCACCAAACCAGATGAGAAGTGCTCGGAAATTGGTGATGGACTGTGGCAACGTTGGAATCGGCGATGAATGGAGCTGAACGGATTGGGAGTGATTCGGAGGGGTGAATATGGATAGGATTGACCGCCCGTAATAAGAAAGGAGGATCCAATGAACATGGGGTGAGTGGTAGGGCATGCCTCCCTGGCCCACCTATTTTTCGGCTTTTTGCTGGCAGATGGAAACTGAGGGGTGGCGGTCTCAGGTAGGAAAGGTGGCGGAAGTGTGGAAGTGAGGGTGGGCGAAACCAAAGGGCCCGATATACCAGTCAGAGACGCGGGCCCCATGGGTGAAAATTTTTTGAGGGGTCCTAGGACCAGGATCTTGTGATGGTAAGGATACGAAGATGAAGGGACAGACTGTAGCATTCCAGAACCATATATTCCTGCAGCTCAGTAACCTGTAACCCTCTAACCCGTTTACTGAAACTGAATGCCGAAAACTGTAGACTGAAAACTGAATGCTGAAAACTGAAACTGAAGACGGAAGGCTGAAGGCGGTACACGGATAGTGCGGCTGGTCTGATACGGCAAGGTCGTGTCGAATTGCTCTGTTGTCACCATATGGAGGCGTCGGATCGGACTGCGCACGAagggatggtggtggaagcttCTTGAGTCTGCGCTACACAATGTGCGGGAGTCTATCTACATGGTCACGTGACTAACGACCGAATCCCCTAGTACACCACTTTCCACTTGCCACTTTCCGCACGCTTTGAAATCATTTTTTATGTTATCGCAAAAGTATATCTtcaccctcctcgtcgtcatcatcgtcaacatcatcattttGGACATACACACATCCTTTTTGCCTTGCTTTGCTTTACATTGGTCCTTGGTCCTCGGTCCAGTCTCATGCACACATTTCTTATAAGTTACACGCATCACAATTCATATACATCATCGACGCATTTGaagtacatacatacatgtTACATACATCAGTTACTTACGCAGTATGGATGTTTAATTCATTTTCATCCAGGCTGTTGGAAATTCTGACCGGGTAAAATTTGAAAGGTCTGAATCTGGAGTCGAGACGATGTGAGTTTTGTTACTGTATTAATACATGTGGATCCTCGCTCGCTGGGCAGACGGTCCAGGGATTAAGTGAAATATGCCATCTGGCCACATGGGAGTGTGTTGAGCTAGTAGTTGCGGGAGGATACCCGAGCTACATACACCTCGGAAAATCACCACCTAAGATCTATAGCGCACACACTGTATAACTTGCGTATCTATGCGCCTGACGGCTCGCCTTACCTCGAGCCTTGGCTTCCCTTCATTATACTTCGACGacagcattttttttttgtatgtATCGACTTTCCGTGTCTccctctgcttctgcttctgcgtcTGTTCTCAGTGGTCAGTGGTCAGTGATAATTAAAGTAGAGACCGCACGAACGACGAGTGACGAGTAAGTGACGAGATTGTACAGGACTATAGTACAGCACAGGTGCGCTGGGCTGCGCAGGACTGCACTGGACGGGATGGGATGTGCTAGCTGCTTCGACACGCCACGTCGGATGGGTAACATGGCCTGACACCACGTACCACGTACCACGTACCACGTAGCTTTCAGCTTGCTAGCTTGCCAGCACAGCACAGATACGGACGGCGGACGGCGGATGGCGGATGGCGGACGGCAGCACCACGATTCAGACTAGCCGAATCGCCAGTAAGTCTCACTCTTACTCTCTTCAACgcggaattttttttttccataCGCAAATCCATACGCAtatgcgtatgcgtatgcgtattttttcgttcttttcatttcttttgattttgattttatcttTTTCCAATTTGAATGTGTTACCCTTTACCCGTCCATTTACGTTTCTGCTCCCCAAAAAATCCATTCAAAACCAccaaaacacaaacaccaagatagaaaaaaaaaaaagaaagtcaGCTACGCTTTTCTCcaaataagaaaaaaaaagaccgGGGTTGGTCGAAGACTCACAGATTcatgtacatacatacacccCTCCCCTCCACTCCACTCCACTCCCATTTTTGACATAACATAACATAACATAGAAAACCCCGAATCCCCATTCCGACTCCCCTTCCCgaatccccatccccatcccacAGCACACCCCCATCCACACCCACAAACCACACCCCCAAAACAACTATGACTTGCCgcccttcttcttcgcaGCGGCCTtggcctccttctccttcttggCCTTTTCCTTGGCGGCGTCTTCGATGGCGATCTGGTGCGCCTTTTCGTTTAGGCCTAGGCGGTTGCGTGCGATCTGGGTGGGtggggatgggatgggaggTAGATGGACGGGGGTGCGGAGGTAAGTAGAAGTGGAAGGTGGGTGGGCGACGCAAAATAGGATAGAAGATAGAATATGGAAAGGGTGTaagagggtgagggtggGAGGGACGGAGGGTGAGGAGAGCGTTCGTTAGCCTCGCGTATAACAAAACTGATAACCTACACGACGTACCTCATACGCGTAGAACTattcgaaaaaaaaatcgaatGTTAAACCCAATTCATATCCTACCCAATCATTCACTCAAATAAAACGCGTACCTGTATCCGGGTAACTGaaataccaaaaaaaaaaaagaaaaagaaaaacagagaAACGCGTGAGCAGAATGATTCACACTACTCTTTGATGAtaatggaaaggaaaagaaaggaaaagggagGGAAAGATAGATGATAGATGATAGACAAGACATACCGAAGATGGTGTTGGACTCGCCGTATTCGTCGCGCGCGTCGGTGCGAATGAGCGAGCCGAAGTTGTAGTCTTTGACTTTGTCCTTGTAGCTGTGGGAAGGGAAGAAGCGGGATCGAGCAAGTGTGAGTTGAGATTAGATGGTTTGGTCAATGGGATGATAGAGAGTGGGTTGATAAGATTGCGGAGGAAGAAACCTCGAGAGCGATTTGTATACATATTGCCATTGCAGACAGATCAACGGCCGACCATCGCCCACCAAAAAAATCGGGTGTACAAAGGGGGGGTGGGGGGAGAACAGAGCGCGAATTAGACTGGAATGACGAACCTCTCGATGAAAGTACGCCAGCGGTTCTTCCCGTCCTTGCTCTTCATCCAGTCTTCGTCGATCTTGACGAGCTTTTCGTATGGCTCCTGGTTGAGCTCGGGGAACGTAGCCATCAGATGGTCGAAGATCTCGTCATCGTATCTGCACACAAACCATAAGTCTGCCTGTCGAGTCGGGAGGGGAAAGTGGCACGAGATGCGAAGAAACTGACTTGGTGAGCTTGAGATCCTTAGGGTTGACTTTTTCGAGGAGGTTCCAGTACGTCTGTTATCAATAAGTATCGTTTGGGATAGAGAGAGGAGCGGCGTGTGAGATGAGATGGGTTGGGGTAAGAGAGTGGACGAGCGCCACGTACCTGAGCCTGTTCGACAGCTTTCACAGCGAATCTGCAGGTGCGCGAcgacagcgacgacgacgagggcGCAAAACGAAACGGCGTAAACGAACACGCAGGGTATATGTACGACAAAAACGAAACGATGCGTTCGGGGGAACACAACTCACTGTTTCTCGATCTGCAACAGAACAGATCAGGACACGTATTCAatcagaaacagaaacacgCGCGATTGGACTCCAAGAAAGAAACGGAATCAATCGCGAAATAAAGGAGAGAGAGCTGACGGACCTCCATGAGATTCTGGGCATTGTTAGGGTCGAATTTGCCAGCCATGGTGCCCGTCGTTGGTTGTCGGTGTGGTTCAAGTGAGAGGAGAGGCGTTGGGTcaaattgatgatgatgtggcAGTTTTCTGAGAGTTGTCGGGGATGCTCCGGGGGCTTATACTTAGCCTAGTGATACGCCTTTGGAACAAGGTCGACTACAATTTCACACTCATCAATCTGTCGCCATGTGACCTTTTTGCCCACTGTGGGAGTTCATCCTGACCATCTTTCGAGGTTAGGGTTCCGCTATGGTTAtcctaagattgggctcatcagaaaccagcacccttacgtaatcaatgggcttggcgccaagagcggccaaaatccagctcgaaaaaaaaatcaaaagttatgttgacggaaaatggtttcagacaaaaagtttaaaaaaaaaaaattcataaatgtgcatatacaatccttactactagcctttatgcccacaataatagaattacacctcagaggtcaaattgtagtctctggaagtccataatgagtctgagaggtattacttaggcgtgacttattgtcacgtgtggtcacgtgtaccattatataagcggccaaaagaacattgtcaaattttcgaaaatctcccaaactcgagaaaacaccatttctgacgtgttagactaaaaaaaaaggaaaaaaattaaaatctttataacttcttgagatcaaaatttttttgaaaaaaaaaaccacagatgtgttcaaagaagcataacctacatatctgtggttcaaaaatgtagaatagtgtgagtgcagaagggttgaaaaggttcggaggtaagccaacttttgcttacctaagggggtgctggttcctgatgagcccaatcttagtcATTCCATCTTGAAGAGAACCGAACGACCTGCGCAGCGACCCTGCTGGGAATCAGCCATTTTATACCGCATGCATGGAGACAGGGCGTGCATATCGGAAAGATGACAAAAAAGATCGCGAGAGATAACGATTCACGGTGAGCGGGCAGGCCTTTCGTCATCGCGGAGGGCGGCACATCAGCGACAGCCTCAGTTCGTCGTTGCGGATGGATGGGTTCAAGATAGCTCAGAAGAAAGTAAGGATTTTCACTCTTCGGGTGTATGTTCGGAGCTGATAAGATATTTCTCTAGTTTCCGATCGCACGAGATAGGGGTTATACGTCGAGGTCCACCTCGTTGTGATCAGAAAAACCGCTTCTACGTCGAAAAAGTAAAGTGCACTCCTCCATATGAGGAGGTATTGGACCCGAGCCATATCCGTATGAAATGTTTCACTAGAACTTCGCAGACGCCACTCGCAAACCTCTGATGCTGTGAAATGACTCACGCCGCCCTGAATTGAGAGAAAACACTCACCCCTTGGCTGCCTCGAGGTTGGATCAGGGTAGTCGAGTGATGTCTACTTGACGATTGCACCCAATGACTCATAGAAAGAGATCCTGGAGCTTGCGTTTTCTCACAACAAAACGAACGGGTTTCGTCCAAAATGGCCATCGATACGCCCAAGGGTAAGGTAGCCTAGGCAAGAAGCCTGTTATTCGTGTCAAGAAGTTTTCCTCAACGATACCGGAGCGAGAGATGCAAGCAGTCCAACGCCAGCCTGACCATCGACGACGACCTCCCTTTTCACA
It contains:
- a CDS encoding Protein PBDC1-like protein (Protein PBDC1 homolog), with amino-acid sequence MAGKFDPNNAQNLMEIEKQFAVKAVEQAQTYWNLLEKVNPKDLKLTKYDDEIFDHLMATFPELNQEPYEKLVKIDEDWMKSKDGKNRWRTFIESYKDKVKDYNFGSLIRTDARDEYGESNTIFVTRIQFYAYEIARNRLGLNEKAHQIAIEDAAKEKAKKEKEAKAAAKKKGGKS